The following proteins are co-located in the Elusimicrobiaceae bacterium genome:
- a CDS encoding polysaccharide deacetylase family protein, translating into MNALPVLMYHHIADDREVSVKQFAAQLAALKAAGWHAVTLAQALGHITGARPLAGRNCLITFDDGYADNWICAYPVLKAAGMRATVFVSTARITDGPVRPAMAQGAPCPVTARGEREPEGFLSWPELKIMAESGVFEVGGHTHTHKNFDKEAAYADLPGELAQSARLIGEKLRVKPLAMAWPWGVYEPGWPALAAQAGYKLVFTTAGGSNFPGGNPLELCRFKVKCGDAGWLLRRMAVYSTPVLGDLYGKVYGLDSKLKHKLLAMLRA; encoded by the coding sequence ATGAATGCGCTGCCCGTTTTGATGTATCACCATATTGCGGACGACCGCGAGGTTTCCGTAAAGCAGTTCGCCGCGCAGCTGGCGGCGCTTAAGGCCGCGGGCTGGCACGCTGTCACGCTGGCGCAGGCGCTGGGCCATATCACGGGCGCGCGGCCGCTCGCCGGCAGGAACTGCCTGATAACTTTTGACGACGGGTACGCCGACAACTGGATCTGCGCTTATCCCGTTTTGAAAGCGGCGGGCATGCGCGCGACGGTGTTTGTGTCCACCGCGCGCATTACTGACGGGCCGGTGCGGCCTGCCATGGCGCAGGGCGCGCCCTGCCCGGTAACGGCGCGCGGTGAACGCGAGCCGGAAGGGTTTCTGTCATGGCCCGAACTTAAAATAATGGCTGAAAGCGGAGTTTTTGAGGTGGGCGGCCATACCCACACGCACAAGAACTTTGACAAGGAAGCCGCTTATGCCGATCTGCCGGGCGAGCTCGCGCAATCCGCGCGCCTGATCGGGGAAAAACTGCGCGTGAAACCGCTGGCTATGGCCTGGCCCTGGGGCGTTTACGAACCCGGCTGGCCCGCGCTCGCCGCGCAGGCGGGCTACAAGCTGGTATTCACCACGGCGGGCGGTTCGAATTTCCCCGGCGGCAATCCGCTTGAGCTGTGCCGGTTCAAAGTAAAATGCGGCGATGCCGGCTGGCTGTTGCGCCGCATGGCGGTTTATTCCACGCCGGTGCTTGGCGACCTGTACGGCAAGGTGTACGGGCTGGATTCAAAATTGAAGCACAAACTGCTGGCCATGCTTCGCGCTTGA
- a CDS encoding glycosyltransferase family 4 protein has protein sequence MKLLFASESHGWSGGANQMLLTAGELAARGHKIIFAVPSDGAVGRRALGAGFEVRDLRIRQDYDVKSALAVKRIARDCHADLVHAHHPRAHAVCLIAKYLGMAQPLIVTRRVIFRIRVNPFSALKYRSSRIDAYLAVCNAAKTELVKGGVEAERVTVIPSAVDFNKYTVARELRAKLEFKPPFRVGMVGHYSWFKGHDCMIAAAPAILKEFPDTVFVFAGRDTNLLADKVRAAGIEKNVEILGERNDVPEILAGLQLFAMPSRQEGIATALIEAHSAGVPAVASNIGGIPDVMLPGETGEMVQVENAPALAAAVIKILGDPAIAGRYADAAFARAREKFALPSVCDRLEAFYRARCAAR, from the coding sequence ATGAAACTGTTATTTGCAAGCGAATCGCACGGCTGGTCAGGCGGTGCGAACCAGATGCTTCTTACCGCGGGCGAGCTGGCCGCGCGGGGGCATAAAATAATTTTCGCCGTGCCGTCCGACGGCGCGGTGGGACGGCGCGCGCTTGGCGCCGGGTTTGAGGTGCGCGACCTGCGCATAAGGCAGGACTATGACGTTAAATCCGCGCTTGCGGTCAAACGTATCGCGCGCGACTGCCATGCCGATCTTGTGCACGCCCACCATCCGCGCGCCCACGCGGTGTGCCTGATCGCCAAATATCTCGGCATGGCGCAGCCGCTGATAGTGACGCGGCGCGTGATTTTCAGGATAAGGGTAAACCCGTTCAGCGCGCTGAAGTACCGGTCGTCCAGAATTGACGCGTATCTGGCCGTGTGCAACGCGGCGAAAACCGAACTGGTAAAAGGCGGCGTTGAGGCGGAGAGGGTTACGGTCATACCGTCGGCTGTGGATTTCAATAAATACACGGTCGCCAGAGAACTGCGCGCGAAGCTGGAATTCAAGCCGCCGTTTCGGGTGGGCATGGTGGGCCATTACTCGTGGTTTAAGGGACATGACTGCATGATCGCCGCCGCGCCCGCTATCTTAAAGGAGTTCCCCGACACAGTGTTTGTGTTCGCGGGGCGCGACACCAATCTGCTGGCCGATAAAGTGCGCGCCGCGGGAATTGAGAAAAACGTCGAGATTCTGGGCGAGCGCAATGACGTGCCGGAGATACTGGCGGGCCTGCAGCTGTTTGCGATGCCGTCGCGGCAGGAAGGGATCGCCACGGCGCTTATAGAAGCGCACAGCGCGGGGGTACCGGCCGTGGCATCCAATATCGGCGGAATACCCGACGTGATGCTGCCGGGCGAGACCGGCGAGATGGTGCAGGTCGAAAACGCGCCGGCGCTGGCGGCGGCGGTGATAAAAATACTCGGCGATCCGGCCATAGCCGGCAGATACGCCGACGCGGCGTTCGCCCGTGCGCGGGAGAAATTCGCGCTGCCGTCGGTCTGTGACCGGCTGGAGGCGTTTTATCGCGCCAGGTGCGCCGCAAGATGA